Part of the Anguilla rostrata isolate EN2019 chromosome 10, ASM1855537v3, whole genome shotgun sequence genome, aatcggAAACATTCAACCCAGTTGGGAAAGTCACAGCCTAAATGTTTGACTTGTATAAGGAAtatctttttacttttcattttctatttttgtttaacTTATGCAGGAAAAAGACTAGACAGACAAATGGCTACAAGCGAGACAGTTGAGAAAGGGGGCGGAGACATGGTTGCCGCGGTGAGAGGGCCGGGCCAGTCAGAGCGCGGCTCTCGGGGAGTGGGCGGTACCTCCGGAGACGCATCGGCGGGCGATCTCCCACAGGATGAGGCCGAAGCTGTACATGTCGGCCATGATGTAGGACTGGAAGTGGCTGCGGTTCAGGCTCTCCTCCAGGACCTCGGGGGGCATGTAGCGCTTGGTCCCCACGCGCGTGTTCGGCGGGATGTCCACCTCGTTCGTGTCGCTGTCGGCATGGAAACAGCAGGGACAGTTGGTAAACGTCAGTTGGCTTCTATCAACAGGAGCCAGCTCAGACGCAGCCAACTCAAACACCGCACGAGGAGttctcttttactctctctctttttactCTCCACTCCTCGAGCGACCTTCCGTGTtaaaaaacacctttattataaCGTGAAGATCATTTATACTGCAAAAAATTAACGCAAACGAAATGGCACCGATAcgaaaaacacattcagtgcAAATGAAGTGCTCTCTAATGAGAAAATCACAAGTTTGCCGGGCTAATATTTCCTCTGAAGTGTCTTTTCTTGAAAGCACGCGTataaaaagcactttgagtTAGCAGATCATAAAGTGTTGCGTTTGAAAAGTAAGTGTAGTTTCCCTGGTGGGGAAAAGCTGCTCTTAAAAAGCTAGAGACGCTCTGTTTTGTTCTGAGAGCTCGTTTGAGGGCAGAACCGGCTCATTTCGCGGGCAAACCCTTCGCCGCTCTgagtcgctctctctctctgacctgaTGAACTTGACGGCCAGCCCCAGGTCTGCGATGCAGCAGGTGCCGTTCTTCTTCACCAGGATGTTCTTGCTCTTGAGGTCGCGGTGGGCGATGGCGGGCTTGCCCTGCGTGCCGAAGATCTCCGTGTGCAGGTGGCACAGGCCGGACACGGACGAGTAGGCCAGCCGCAGCATGGCCTTGGTGTCCAGCGTGGTGGACTTGAGGTAGTCGTACAGCGAGCCGCTCTCGTGGTAGTCGGTGATCAGGTAGAGCTGCGTCCAGGAGCCCGTGCCTTTGATGTCCGCCGCTATGAAGCCTGggaaggaaattaaaaaaattaaataaaataaaaaaacatgagtcTCAGTTACACTGCATCTGTAGCTTGTCTTGAATGTATAGATGGACTTATCTTGTGCTGCATAGTTGGCCTTTTGTCTTCATATATACAGACATTAATGTATATAAATGCCTTATATATACATAAACTGACATATTGCTTTAATAAATCCAGATactgatatatttatataaaccGTAATGTATGAATGTAGACATTGCTGTACTGATTGTCGTATTGGTACCTATACAGACACTGATGTATCATTGCAATTATGCACCTACATATACACcactgtgtgtaaaaatgagCACAATCACATCGATACATAGTGCTGTAGTGTCAACAGAATATGCAGAAATATTCATAATACAATGTTCAATGGTCACATTAATGTTCGTACGCGTACACACAGCCACCCCTGTGTTTATTGAGTCCGTGTTAAAGCCTCGTACCCAGGATGTTCTCGTGCCTCATCAGCACGGTCTGGTAGATCTCCGTCTCCCTGAACCAGCTGGCCTCCTCAGTGGTGAAGAACACCTTGACGGCGACCCTCTCCCCGCGCCACTTCCCCATCCACACCTCGCCGTACCGCCCCTTTCCGATCTGCTTCACCATCTGGATCTGCTTGGCGATGGTGCGCTGACCTGGACAGCCAGCGGCACGTCAATGGTGCGCTGGACCTGCGGACGCGGGACGCTGGTCATTTACACCGCAGTTCAGCGCTTTGGGTCCAAACCCAGCGCCTCATGACCACAAGCGTCATTAAAACAGGGGCTATCGAGCTATTAACCACAAGTACTGTTAAAACAGGGGCTATCGAGCTATTACCCCCATAAAACAGGGGCGATCGAGTAGTTACCACTGGTGTCATTAAAACAGGGGCTATCTGGTCCTTAGCGTGTGGTGATTAGAGTAAATGACATCGTTTTGTACATCACTGGTTCCATATGaaatgcatgggtgtgtgtggagggcgAGCTGAGAGCTGCAGTGCGGCTccctcaccagcagggggagccccGAGCCGCTGCCAGAGCTCTGGGACTGCTCGATCAGGTCCTTCAGCGACTCCCCGGGCGGGATGAAGGTCTGGTCCTGCTCCAGGCTGATGGTGTATCGCGGCCGGGACTCCTGCCGCTTGTACCTACGCGACCACAGGGGGGCGCCGTCAAGTCGAAATCATTTCACTTCAAGTGATTAGATAGCCTCATAAGGGCCAACCGTCCACTTCAAATGTCCTTAAACTCTGAATTACTCCACACTTATGCTTCATCCTCTGAGCCCACTTGACTACACtgccatttctctttttaacaCAGTGCTAATGTGTGCGTTAGGGCCTAATGAAAAGCCAGCTGTGTAGGCTGAGCAGTGGGCACGGGTGATGATCTTCTCCTCTGTGCCCGATGTGTGCGACGGGGGGTTCTGTGGGCACcgtgtgaggtgtgaggtgtgaggtgtgaggtgtgaggtgtgaggtgtgaggtgtgcggtgtgaggtgtgaggtgtgaggtgtgaggtggtGCTGCGAGTAGTGTggaggtgtgaggtgtgtgcggTAGTGAGGGTGTGAGGTGCGTGAGGTGTGGtgaggtgtgaggtggtggTGCGGAGgtgagtgtgaggtggtgtgaggTGGCGTAGGATTATCGCGCAGGCGAGCTCTCACCAGAAGTAGCCGAAGATGAGGATGACGGCGAGGATGATGAAGCAGATGACGGCGGAGATCAGCAGAGCCATGTGGTGAATGTTCCCGTCCACgtaggctgggggggggggggggacagacagcGCAGAACGCGTCAGaattagcagacgctcttatccagagtgacttagatgacttttttttaaacgtagcatttacattgcatccattcatgcagctgggtatatactgaatcaatgcaggttaagtaccttgctcaaggctacaacccgggaattgaacctgtgacctttatgtTACCAGatcagctccttacccattatactacactggcaCCCCCAGTACAGGACACCAGCTCTCGGTCCTGAGTGCTCGTACTGCATACATAACGAACGGGAAATCCCCACACGAGTGCCACGCGATGCGTCTCATTCATTCACACGCCGGCGTAGAACGGTTAGCCGCCTGTCAGCGCGTGACGGACAGGCGGTCAGCTTATCCTGCCACCGCCAAGCGTGAAAACCGCTTCAGGCGAACAGCGTCCGCCCCCCCTGCTCCTCATACCGGCCGGATACACCCCGCGGGAGGGGGAATTTGAGCGCTGATCGATCGCGGCTGTGATCGTGTTTCAGCCGGGCGACACCGCTGGGGGTCCGGGGGGGGTCCGTCCCTTTTCTCTGGGACTCTAGTCTTACTGTTACACACTCTGGAGGCGGTCCCAGCGAGGTCACcgcctgagccccgccccctcccccatccacaAACTCCGCCCCTCTGAACCACTGCAAtaccctgaacacacactcacaatcatacaaaacctgcattactttccacacactcacaaccgcgtgtgtgtgtgcacatcagCATGTCAAcgcctgaacacaaacacatactaatctctgcatgcacagacaggcatgcacacacaacaaacacaggcatgggtaagcacacacctgctctcagtgtggatacatgcacacaaattttggtgtgtgtgcacacactccacactccacacgcgcacacacacacacacacacacacacacacacgcacgcacatccCTGAGTGGTGGGTGGGTCTGGGGCAGGTTCTGgattggagggggggcggggcggggcaggggcgggcGCTGGCTGGGAGTGAAGGGCTGGCACAGGAAACCCAAGCGGGCCGCGGGGAGAGCCTGTCCCTCCAATCACAGAGCGAGAAACCAGACGGTCCCGCGAGCTtcactccacacacatgcacacacacgccacacatacacacacacacacacacacacacacacacacacacacacacacacacacacacacacacatacacacacacacacacacacagaaggctgTCCTGTGAGTTTCACTCCACCCGCCCGTCTGCAGCGCTCGGGGCAAAACACGCAGCTCTCCAAGGCGCCAGTGCCAAGCACCCAATTAAGCAATTAGGCTCCTAACCAGGGGGCTGCAGGTTCGACTCCCACCAGGGACCCGCTGTACCCTCGGGCGAGGCACTagagtaaacatccagctgtataaatggatgcgatgtGCAAATAAACAGCAGCTCTGGATAGAGGAATCTGCTAAGCACTCAGAGTAACCACGGCAACATGCCACGGATAGCTATGCACTGTAAATTAAAGTAAACTGACAGTACTCAAGCCCTGGGGGTATGTGATCCCTAGAGTTAGGCAGAGAGAACCCGggacccaaaaaaaaccccagactTCATGAAGTAATTTACCCCTTTTCCTATTAATTTACCACcataacaaaaatattgatTCATAACAGCCTAGAATAATATTCATGGACGGTAACTACATCGAGAACTTACGTTTGTGATTTACTATGCTACAGCGGTGTTTGAGTCAAAGACTAATATTGATGTCAGAGTAACAGGAGCTATTCTGACTGGCATGGTAGAACTGCTTGAAGTCAGGATGATAAATCTTATTCCGCAAACCATCCAAAATTTGCGAAATAGGTAACTGTGATTAAACAGAAACCGTGAATAGGAATTAAGATGCACAGAGGGTTAGCCAATGACACTAAACATTTGTTTAGCC contains:
- the LOC135233597 gene encoding bone morphogenetic protein receptor type-1B-like yields the protein MTPPLPRRCLGWMSLLLFGLTSLSPETEANVLDAMLLRNSGKVSIDGSKDESGGTASVSPQRLLWCHCYHHCPEDSTNNTCRTDGYCFTMVEEEDGGFPVQTSGCLGLVGSEFQCRDTGNSRLRRALECCTDQDYCNWDLHPTLPPLKPPTYVDGNIHHMALLISAVICFIILAVILIFGYFWYKRQESRPRYTISLEQDQTFIPPGESLKDLIEQSQSSGSGSGLPLLVQRTIAKQIQMVKQIGKGRYGEVWMGKWRGERVAVKVFFTTEEASWFRETEIYQTVLMRHENILGFIAADIKGTGSWTQLYLITDYHESGSLYDYLKSTTLDTKAMLRLAYSSVSGLCHLHTEIFGTQGKPAIAHRDLKSKNILVKKNGTCCIADLGLAVKFISDTNEVDIPPNTRVGTKRYMPPEVLEESLNRSHFQSYIMADMYSFGLILWEIARRCVSGGIVEEYQLPYHDLVPTDPSYEDMREVVCIKRLRPSFPNRWTSDECLRQMGKLMTECWAHSPASRLTALRVKKTLAKMSESQDIKL